A region from the Neomonachus schauinslandi chromosome 2, ASM220157v2, whole genome shotgun sequence genome encodes:
- the SPINK2 gene encoding serine protease inhibitor Kazal-type 2 encodes MMKKKVMMMQGGKTLESFDVTLKRHFGSLPVAPPTWSRGACRASRERAVIGRLATEGAWRSWPCAWRCCSWPGTWQLRSSFSSKPVRVVNYRTWTKCYFCVSARRVSLDSLSSEFDQHSEYRTPNCNQYKLPGCPRDFSPVCGSDMSTYPNECTLCLKIREDGHDIKIIRSGPC; translated from the exons CAAGGTGGGAAGACATTGGAGAGCTTTGACGTGACCCTCAAAAGACATTTTGGAAGTCTC CCTGTCGCCCCTCCGACCTGGTCGCGCGGTGCTTGTCGCGCATCGCGGGAGCGGGCGGTGATCGGACGGCTGGCCACAGAGGGAGCATGGCGCTCTTGGCCGTGCGCTTGGCGCTGTTGCTCCTGGCCGGGGACTTGGCAG CTCCGAAGTTCTTTCTCAAGCAAGCCTGTTAGGGTAGTCAATTACAGAACCTGGACCAAGTGTTACTTCTGTGTGTCTGCCAGGAGAG TCTCTTTGGACTCTTTGAGCTCTGAGTTTGACCAACATTCAGAATACAGAACA ccAAACTGCAATCAGTATAAATTACCAGGATGTCCCAGAGACTTTAGCCCCGTGTGTGGAAGCGACATGTCCACTTATCCCAATGAGTGTACTCTGTGTTTGAAAATCAG GGAAGATGGGCATGATATTAAAATAATCCGGAGTGGACCATGTTGA